From Streptomyces showdoensis, a single genomic window includes:
- a CDS encoding F510_1955 family glycosylhydrolase, producing the protein MKKHRAALAAALTTALALALTACGTDDAPGSEQRPGRDSAPTALSHIHGVGASAGKLYVATHEGVYTPGADGRPTLVGERRDDFMGFTVTPEGAFLASGHPAPGTGGPSNLGLIASTDEGATWTTRSLGGEVDFHSLDTSADATVYGYDSTNGRLRVSRDGIAWEDRAELRALDIAVAPAAPGTVLATTEQGVVRSTDDGRTFGRPLSGQLVAYVSWGAPDALFGVDPDGVLLRSADSGATWRRVSTVPGGAPQALTALDARRLLVATQDGVYESVDGGTSFTRRMTVASGGDGH; encoded by the coding sequence ATGAAGAAGCACCGCGCCGCCCTCGCCGCCGCTCTCACCACGGCGCTCGCCCTCGCCCTGACCGCCTGCGGCACCGACGACGCGCCCGGCTCGGAGCAGCGCCCCGGGCGGGACTCCGCCCCCACGGCGCTCAGCCACATCCACGGCGTCGGCGCCTCCGCCGGGAAGCTGTACGTCGCCACCCACGAGGGCGTCTACACGCCCGGCGCGGACGGGCGGCCCACGCTCGTCGGCGAGCGCAGGGACGATTTCATGGGGTTCACGGTGACCCCCGAGGGCGCCTTCCTCGCCAGCGGCCACCCGGCCCCCGGCACCGGCGGACCCTCGAACCTCGGCCTGATCGCCTCCACCGACGAGGGCGCCACCTGGACCACCCGGTCGCTGGGCGGCGAGGTCGACTTCCACTCGCTCGACACCTCCGCCGACGCGACCGTCTACGGCTACGACAGCACCAACGGGCGCCTGCGGGTCAGCCGGGACGGCATCGCCTGGGAGGACCGCGCCGAGCTGCGCGCCCTGGACATCGCCGTCGCGCCCGCCGCCCCCGGCACCGTGCTCGCCACCACCGAGCAGGGCGTCGTCCGCAGCACCGACGACGGGCGCACCTTCGGGCGGCCGCTCTCGGGGCAGCTCGTGGCGTACGTGTCCTGGGGCGCCCCCGACGCCCTGTTCGGGGTCGACCCGGACGGGGTGCTGCTGCGCAGCGCGGACTCCGGCGCCACCTGGCGCCGGGTCTCCACCGTGCCGGGCGGCGCCCCGCAGGCGCTGACCGCCCTCGACGCGCGCCGGCTCCTCGTGGCCACCCAGGACGGGGTGTACGAGTCGGTGGACGGCGGGACGTCGTTCACCCGGCGGATGACCGTGGCCTCGGGCGGCGACGGCCACTGA
- a CDS encoding choice-of-anchor D domain-containing protein: MASTMATAERAHRLRPRCAHVKVDAMTSRRRAVARFLTMCLVLGVGALPGSGPVAAAPAPPAPAPAARAAAADQGTISHDTLRTGWDQDEPGLAPDQVSSSDFGQQFSTAVDGQVYAQPLVVGGTLVVATENNKLYGLDPASGAIGWTRDLGPAWPAAAISCGDLVPNIGVTATPVYDPATDSLYLTSKVNDGPDDQHPNWYVHAVDPATGAERAGWPVKVTGAPTNDPSRAFNPYTAGQRPGLLLMGGSVYAGFASHCDRGPYVGYVLGVDTTTRRTTLWATEDSSANGMAGVWMSGGGLVSDGPGRIILTTGNGVTPAPGPGSMPPGQLSESVVRLGVNSDGTLSAQDFFSPSNANQLDLNDTDLGSGGPVALPGTPFGTSAHPRLLVQIGKDGRLFLLDRDDLGGRSQGPGGTDKVLGTFGPYEGVWGHPGVYGGQGGYVYTAGSRGPLRAFAYGLTGAGAPALTNTGSSTETFGYTSGSPVVTSTGTNPGSALVWIIHADGTNGANGRLRAYDAVPVGGRLKLRWSAPIGTAAKFTVPATDGGRIYVGTRDGHVLAFGRPANTALTAAPLDFGKVAVGSTGAATATVTATRDVTIGAVTTPAGGAFTASPAGLPRTLHNGDTYSVPVSFAPTAPGPDSSVLTFATDLGDSALGLTGYGTRPGLVAAPTALDFGTVPTSTEKSLGVTFTNTGTQPETVSATTPAAAPYTTTGLPAAGTVVQPQQSVSVQVSYAPTTNGTDTGTLSVTGQNGTAAVDLTGTAVTGEARLTVTPTSTDFGSVKVGQSVTKTFDISNTGNIPLTITKAKPPAAPFLVTNPISEGQVLGPEDVVHQAVTFSPTSLGTVQAAYELTSDDGHGALSETLTGTGAAGTGVTVPGPNAGGWKLNGSAQISGGDLQLTQATPGRSGTAVWPVPVLTDGLKASFTTVIGGGDGADGLSFALLDPARTTPSALGTGGGGLGFSGLPGVAVTFDTYDNGAADPSANFVGIATTGSGDALTYASTTTNVPNLRAGGHTVAVAVTGTTLTVSVDGTQRLSTTVASLPPSAFLAFTGATGGKTDIHAVRRATLTATAYAVPPPGPNGWTYNGSARLSGTSLELTPVQTYQRGSAVQATAVPSERLKARFTTTVGGGTGADGLALLLLDASRTTPKALAANSGGSLGFAGLPGVAVTLDTYDNGVNDPSSNFVAVATGGSGTTLTYAATATNVPNLRTGSHTVDAVVTATGRLQVSVDGTRVIDVAVTLPKNVLVGFGGTTGGRTDRHTVTGVRIGY, translated from the coding sequence ATGGCTTCGACCATGGCCACGGCGGAGCGCGCACACCGGCTCCGCCCCCGCTGCGCGCACGTGAAGGTGGACGCGATGACCAGCAGACGCAGGGCAGTCGCCCGCTTCCTGACGATGTGTCTGGTCCTGGGCGTGGGAGCCCTGCCGGGCTCCGGCCCGGTCGCCGCGGCACCGGCACCGCCCGCTCCGGCGCCCGCCGCGCGCGCGGCCGCCGCCGACCAGGGCACCATCTCGCACGACACCCTGCGCACGGGCTGGGACCAGGACGAGCCGGGCCTCGCCCCCGACCAGGTGTCCAGCTCCGACTTCGGCCAGCAGTTCTCGACCGCCGTCGACGGCCAGGTCTACGCCCAGCCCCTCGTCGTGGGCGGCACCCTCGTCGTCGCCACCGAGAACAACAAGCTCTACGGCCTGGACCCCGCGTCCGGCGCCATCGGGTGGACCCGCGACCTCGGCCCGGCCTGGCCCGCCGCCGCCATCAGCTGCGGCGACCTGGTGCCGAACATCGGCGTCACCGCGACCCCCGTGTACGACCCGGCGACCGACTCCCTCTACCTCACCTCCAAGGTGAACGACGGCCCCGACGACCAGCACCCGAACTGGTACGTGCACGCCGTCGACCCCGCCACCGGCGCCGAGCGCGCCGGCTGGCCCGTCAAGGTCACCGGGGCGCCGACGAACGACCCTTCGCGCGCCTTCAACCCGTACACGGCCGGACAGCGCCCCGGGCTGCTCCTCATGGGCGGCTCCGTCTACGCGGGCTTCGCCTCGCACTGCGACCGCGGCCCGTACGTCGGCTACGTCCTCGGCGTCGACACCACGACCCGCAGGACGACCCTGTGGGCCACCGAGGACTCCTCCGCCAACGGCATGGCCGGCGTCTGGATGAGCGGCGGCGGACTCGTCTCCGACGGCCCCGGCCGGATCATCCTCACCACCGGCAACGGCGTCACCCCCGCGCCGGGCCCCGGCAGCATGCCCCCCGGACAGCTCTCGGAGTCCGTGGTCCGGCTCGGCGTCAACAGCGACGGCACGCTGTCCGCCCAGGACTTCTTCAGCCCCTCCAACGCCAACCAGCTCGACCTCAACGACACCGACCTCGGCTCCGGCGGCCCCGTCGCCCTCCCCGGCACCCCCTTCGGCACCAGCGCCCACCCCAGGCTCCTCGTGCAGATCGGCAAGGACGGCAGGCTCTTCCTCCTCGACCGCGACGACCTCGGCGGACGCTCCCAGGGACCCGGCGGCACCGACAAGGTCCTCGGCACCTTCGGCCCGTACGAGGGCGTCTGGGGCCACCCGGGGGTGTACGGCGGCCAGGGCGGCTACGTGTACACCGCCGGCTCCCGCGGCCCGCTGCGCGCCTTCGCGTACGGCCTCACCGGCGCCGGCGCACCCGCGCTCACCAACACCGGCAGCAGCACCGAGACCTTCGGCTACACCTCCGGCTCGCCCGTGGTCACCTCCACCGGCACCAACCCCGGCTCCGCCCTCGTCTGGATCATCCACGCGGACGGCACCAACGGCGCCAACGGCCGGCTGCGCGCGTACGACGCCGTCCCCGTGGGCGGCCGGCTCAAGCTGCGCTGGTCGGCGCCGATCGGCACCGCCGCCAAGTTCACCGTGCCCGCCACCGACGGCGGCCGGATCTACGTCGGCACCCGCGACGGCCACGTCCTCGCCTTCGGCCGCCCCGCCAACACCGCCCTCACCGCCGCCCCCCTCGACTTCGGCAAGGTCGCCGTCGGCTCCACCGGCGCCGCGACCGCGACCGTCACCGCCACCCGCGACGTGACCATCGGCGCCGTCACCACCCCGGCCGGGGGCGCCTTCACCGCGAGCCCCGCCGGACTGCCCCGCACCCTGCACAACGGCGACACCTACTCCGTGCCGGTGTCCTTCGCCCCGACCGCGCCCGGACCGGACAGCTCGGTCCTGACCTTCGCCACCGACCTCGGCGACAGCGCGCTCGGCCTCACCGGCTACGGGACCCGGCCCGGCCTCGTCGCCGCCCCGACGGCGCTCGACTTCGGCACCGTGCCCACCAGCACCGAGAAGTCCCTCGGCGTCACCTTCACCAACACCGGCACCCAGCCCGAGACCGTCTCCGCGACGACCCCGGCCGCCGCCCCGTACACCACCACCGGCCTGCCGGCCGCCGGCACCGTCGTGCAGCCCCAGCAGTCCGTCTCCGTCCAGGTCTCCTACGCCCCCACCACCAACGGCACCGACACCGGCACCCTCTCCGTGACGGGCCAGAACGGCACCGCCGCCGTCGACCTGACCGGCACCGCCGTCACCGGTGAGGCCCGGCTGACCGTCACCCCCACCTCGACGGACTTCGGCTCGGTGAAGGTCGGCCAGTCCGTGACCAAGACCTTCGACATCAGCAACACCGGCAACATCCCGCTCACCATCACCAAGGCCAAACCGCCCGCCGCCCCCTTCCTCGTCACCAACCCGATCAGCGAGGGCCAGGTCCTCGGCCCCGAGGACGTCGTCCACCAGGCCGTCACCTTCTCGCCGACCTCCCTCGGCACCGTCCAGGCCGCCTACGAACTCACCTCCGACGACGGACACGGCGCTCTGAGCGAGACCCTCACCGGCACCGGGGCCGCCGGCACCGGCGTCACCGTCCCCGGGCCCAACGCGGGCGGCTGGAAGCTCAACGGCAGCGCCCAGATCTCCGGCGGCGACCTCCAGCTCACCCAGGCGACCCCCGGCCGGAGCGGCACCGCCGTCTGGCCCGTGCCCGTGCTCACCGACGGCCTCAAGGCCTCCTTCACCACCGTCATCGGCGGCGGCGACGGCGCCGACGGACTCTCCTTCGCCCTCCTCGACCCCGCCAGGACCACCCCGAGCGCCCTGGGCACCGGAGGCGGCGGCCTCGGCTTCTCCGGCCTCCCCGGCGTGGCCGTCACCTTCGACACCTACGACAACGGCGCGGCCGACCCCTCGGCCAACTTCGTCGGCATCGCCACCACCGGCAGCGGCGACGCCCTCACCTACGCCTCGACCACGACGAACGTGCCCAACCTGCGCGCGGGCGGCCACACCGTGGCGGTCGCCGTCACCGGCACCACCCTCACCGTCTCCGTCGACGGCACCCAGCGCCTGAGCACCACCGTGGCCTCGCTGCCGCCCTCCGCCTTCCTCGCCTTCACCGGGGCGACCGGCGGGAAGACCGACATCCACGCCGTCCGCCGGGCCACGCTCACCGCCACGGCGTACGCGGTGCCGCCGCCCGGACCCAACGGCTGGACGTACAACGGAAGCGCCAGGCTCTCCGGCACCAGCCTCGAACTCACCCCCGTCCAGACCTACCAGCGCGGCTCCGCCGTCCAGGCCACCGCCGTTCCCTCGGAGCGGCTGAAGGCCCGCTTCACCACCACCGTCGGCGGCGGCACCGGCGCCGACGGGCTCGCCCTGCTGCTGCTCGACGCGAGCCGGACCACCCCCAAGGCGCTGGCCGCCAACAGCGGCGGCAGCCTCGGCTTCGCCGGACTCCCGGGCGTGGCCGTCACCCTGGACACCTACGACAACGGAGTCAACGACCCCTCGTCGAACTTCGTCGCGGTCGCCACCGGAGGCAGCGGCACCACCCTGACGTACGCCGCCACCGCGACCAACGTGCCCAACCTTCGCACCGGCAGCCACACCGTCGACGCCGTCGTCACCGCCACCGGCCGCCTCCAGGTGAGCGTCGACGGCACCCGCGTCATCGACGTGGCCGTCACGCTCCCGAAGAACGTCCTCGTCGGCTTCGGCGGCACCACCGGCGGCCGCACCGACCGGCACACCGTCACCGGTGTGCGGATCGGCTACTGA
- a CDS encoding YciI family protein, which produces MAKYLLLKHYRGAPAAVNDVPMDRWTPEEISAHIRYMNDFAARLEKTGEFVDGQALAPEGAWVRYDGEGRPPVTDGPFAETKDLIAGWMVIDVDGYDRAVELAGELSAAPGAGGAPIHEWLEVRPFLSAPPTITE; this is translated from the coding sequence ATGGCCAAGTACCTGCTGCTGAAGCACTACCGGGGCGCCCCGGCCGCGGTCAACGACGTGCCGATGGACCGGTGGACGCCGGAGGAGATCTCGGCGCACATCCGGTACATGAACGACTTCGCGGCCCGGCTGGAGAAGACCGGCGAGTTCGTCGACGGCCAGGCGCTGGCCCCCGAGGGCGCGTGGGTCCGGTACGACGGCGAGGGGCGCCCGCCGGTCACCGACGGTCCCTTCGCGGAGACCAAGGACCTCATCGCGGGCTGGATGGTCATCGACGTGGACGGCTACGACCGCGCGGTCGAGCTGGCCGGGGAGCTGTCGGCCGCGCCCGGTGCGGGCGGCGCGCCGATCCACGAGTGGCTGGAGGTGCGCCCGTTCCTGTCCGCGCCCCCCACCATCACGGAGTGA
- a CDS encoding RNA polymerase sigma factor has translation MDEALLRSLTPGVIAVLVRRGADFAAAEDAVQEALVEAFRAGADQAPRDAKGWLVTVAWRKFLDATRADAARRRREDRVAEEPAPGPAPAVDDTLRLYFLCAHPSLTPASAVALTLRAVGGLTTRQIAEAYLVPEATMAQRISRAKRTVSGVRFDRPGDVSTVLRVLYLVFNEGYSGDVDLAAEAIRLTRQLAARVDHPEPAGLLALMLLHHARRAARTAPDGSLVPLAEQDRGRWDTALIAEGVDVLQVALARDRLGEFQAQAAIAALHADAPTAAETDWVQIVEWYDELVRLTGSPVVRLNRAVAVGEADGPRAGLAALAALDASLPRYDAVAAYLHERDGDLPRAARLYAEAAHRAADLAERDHLTRQAARLNTRLREGRRRQARHDPHDTA, from the coding sequence ATGGACGAGGCCCTGCTCAGGAGCCTCACCCCGGGCGTGATCGCCGTCCTCGTCCGCCGCGGAGCCGACTTCGCGGCGGCCGAGGACGCCGTCCAGGAGGCCCTGGTCGAGGCGTTCCGGGCCGGGGCGGACCAGGCACCGCGGGACGCCAAGGGCTGGCTGGTCACCGTGGCCTGGCGCAAGTTCCTCGACGCGACGCGCGCCGACGCCGCCCGGCGGCGGCGGGAGGACCGCGTCGCGGAGGAGCCGGCGCCCGGCCCGGCCCCCGCGGTGGACGACACGCTCCGGCTCTACTTCCTGTGCGCCCACCCGTCGCTGACCCCGGCCTCGGCGGTCGCGCTCACGCTGCGCGCGGTCGGCGGGCTGACCACCCGCCAGATCGCCGAGGCCTACCTGGTGCCCGAGGCGACCATGGCGCAGCGGATCAGCCGGGCCAAGCGGACCGTCTCCGGGGTGCGCTTCGACCGTCCGGGCGACGTCTCGACCGTGCTGCGCGTGCTCTACCTGGTCTTCAACGAGGGCTACTCGGGAGACGTGGACCTCGCCGCCGAGGCGATCCGGCTCACCCGGCAGCTCGCGGCCCGGGTCGACCATCCGGAGCCGGCCGGGCTGCTCGCCCTCATGCTGCTCCACCACGCCCGGCGGGCCGCCCGGACGGCGCCGGACGGCAGCCTCGTCCCGCTCGCCGAGCAGGACCGGGGCCGGTGGGACACCGCGCTGATCGCCGAGGGCGTCGACGTCCTACAGGTCGCCCTCGCCCGCGACCGGCTGGGCGAGTTCCAGGCCCAGGCCGCGATCGCCGCGCTCCACGCCGACGCGCCCACCGCCGCGGAGACCGACTGGGTGCAGATCGTGGAGTGGTACGACGAGCTGGTGCGGCTGACCGGCAGCCCGGTCGTCCGGCTGAACCGGGCGGTCGCCGTGGGCGAGGCCGACGGGCCGCGGGCCGGCCTCGCCGCCCTCGCGGCGCTGGACGCCTCGCTGCCCCGGTACGACGCGGTGGCCGCGTACCTCCACGAACGGGACGGCGACCTGCCGAGGGCGGCCCGGCTGTACGCGGAGGCCGCTCACCGGGCCGCCGACCTGGCCGAGCGCGACCACCTGACCCGGCAGGCGGCGCGGCTCAACACCCGGCTGCGGGAGGGCCGCCGGAGACAGGCCCGGCACGATCCGCACGACACGGCCTAA
- a CDS encoding amidohydrolase translates to MNHPAPADLVLTRARVHTVDPALPEAQALAVRDGRIVWVGAAARAEAWIGPGTHVLDAGGRLVLPGFVDAHNHVRLGSDDACVQLAGARDLDAVHARIRAWRAAHPDAPWIEAEAFDYSVIPDGRMPTAADLDPATGDTPALVLSYDVHTAWLNTAALRRLGVRADRTELPFGTAVTDPETGEPTGFVKDFAVKGLSRDGHRALRELGVPWASPDRQYGRLAKSLDDAVRYGITTVVEPQNSLDDLALFQRARAEGRLRSRIVAALFHPRGTTEAELDAFAAAAEEFADDRLRVGPLKLYIDDVVEPRTAALLEPYAGCGHHRGDTFYPPEEFAALLTHLDARGFQCFVHATGDRGIRTVLDAVERARAVNGPRDARHQVVHVECLDPADTPRFAALGVTACMQPRHAAPDIAGPGQDWAENIGPERWHKAWPLRSLHAAGALLALSSDWNVAEMDPMIGIHAAVTRRPPGGGEAWTAGETIDVATAVEGYTMGSARANFLEEERGSLSVGKLADFVVLSRDILSIDPDDIPGTVAETVVVGGEVVHSVG, encoded by the coding sequence ATGAACCACCCCGCACCCGCCGACCTCGTCCTCACCCGGGCCCGCGTCCACACCGTCGACCCCGCCCTCCCGGAGGCCCAGGCCCTCGCCGTCCGGGACGGCCGGATCGTGTGGGTCGGTGCCGCGGCCCGCGCCGAGGCCTGGATCGGACCCGGCACCCACGTCCTCGACGCGGGCGGCCGGCTCGTCCTGCCCGGCTTCGTCGACGCCCACAACCACGTGCGCCTCGGCTCGGACGACGCCTGCGTCCAGCTCGCCGGCGCCCGCGACCTCGACGCCGTGCACGCCCGCATCCGCGCCTGGCGCGCGGCCCACCCGGACGCCCCCTGGATCGAGGCCGAGGCGTTCGACTACTCCGTGATCCCCGACGGCCGGATGCCCACCGCCGCCGACCTGGACCCCGCGACCGGCGACACCCCGGCGCTCGTCCTCAGCTACGACGTCCACACCGCCTGGCTCAACACCGCCGCCCTGCGGCGCCTCGGCGTCCGCGCCGACCGCACCGAGCTGCCGTTCGGCACCGCCGTCACCGACCCGGAGACCGGCGAACCCACCGGATTCGTCAAGGACTTCGCCGTCAAGGGGCTGTCCCGCGACGGGCACCGCGCCCTGCGCGAGCTCGGCGTCCCCTGGGCGTCGCCGGACCGCCAGTACGGGCGCCTCGCCAAGAGCCTGGACGACGCCGTCCGCTACGGCATCACCACCGTGGTCGAACCGCAGAACTCCCTCGACGACCTGGCCCTCTTCCAGCGCGCCCGCGCCGAGGGCCGGCTCCGCTCCCGGATCGTCGCCGCCCTCTTCCACCCGCGCGGCACCACCGAGGCGGAACTCGACGCGTTCGCCGCCGCGGCCGAGGAGTTCGCCGACGACCGGCTGCGGGTCGGGCCGCTGAAGCTCTACATCGACGACGTCGTGGAACCCCGTACCGCCGCCCTCCTCGAACCGTACGCGGGCTGCGGCCACCACCGGGGCGACACGTTCTACCCGCCCGAGGAGTTCGCCGCGCTCCTCACCCACCTCGACGCGCGCGGCTTCCAGTGCTTCGTGCACGCCACCGGCGACCGGGGCATCCGCACCGTCCTCGACGCCGTCGAGCGGGCCCGCGCCGTGAACGGGCCGCGCGACGCCCGCCACCAGGTCGTCCACGTCGAATGCCTCGACCCGGCCGACACCCCGCGCTTCGCCGCCCTCGGGGTCACCGCCTGCATGCAGCCCCGGCACGCCGCCCCCGACATCGCCGGCCCGGGCCAGGACTGGGCCGAGAACATCGGCCCCGAGCGCTGGCACAAGGCCTGGCCGCTGCGCAGCCTGCACGCCGCCGGCGCGCTGCTCGCCCTGTCCAGCGACTGGAACGTGGCCGAGATGGACCCGATGATCGGCATCCACGCCGCCGTCACCCGCCGCCCGCCCGGCGGCGGCGAGGCCTGGACCGCGGGCGAGACGATCGACGTCGCGACCGCCGTGGAGGGCTACACCATGGGCTCCGCCCGCGCCAACTTCCTGGAGGAGGAGCGGGGTTCGCTCTCGGTCGGCAAGCTGGCCGACTTCGTCGTCCTCTCCCGCGACATCCTGAGCATCGACCCCGACGACATCCCCGGCACGGTCGCGGAGACGGTCGTCGTGGGCGGAGAGGTGGTGCACAGCGTCGGTTAG
- a CDS encoding purine-cytosine permease family protein: protein MPGHETTPATAGRDEVFQVEEHGIDPIPDSERHGGAKDLFWLWFGSNLTFTYVINGALAVAFGLSFWQATAVVVLGGLSFFAISAAGLSGVRTGTATLVISRAAFGVRGNWPAGLLNWVVSIGYTIVNTVVGTLALEAFLADLGWSGGPLPRALSLGVTLALTFAVALWGHATVQWAERWMAYVLAAGFAVLIALLLPGTDTAAPAAAPGASGWSLALVVMFAGPFSYVPMPADYTRYLPRTTSLRALTWSGGLGGLLSSVALGVAGAAAATQADMTDAVAGTEGLLPGWFQPVFLALVLGGSVTNSIITLYSSSLNLQVLGIPWSRARAILVSAAVTAAGSLGALFLVDFTTSLLSFLSLLIIVFAPWGGVFLADMVLRRCTYDAEALHLAGDGPYRYRAGWHPAGLVALLAGMLFAALTCDSELWTGPLVAPLGGADLTLLGSAVSALVYVLLARRTVRPAAA, encoded by the coding sequence GTGCCCGGACACGAGACGACGCCCGCGACAGCGGGCCGGGACGAGGTCTTCCAGGTCGAGGAACACGGCATCGACCCCATCCCCGACTCCGAACGCCACGGCGGGGCCAAGGACCTGTTCTGGCTCTGGTTCGGCTCGAACCTCACCTTCACCTACGTCATCAACGGCGCCCTCGCCGTCGCCTTCGGCCTCTCCTTCTGGCAGGCCACCGCCGTCGTCGTGCTCGGCGGACTCTCCTTCTTCGCCATCAGCGCCGCCGGCCTCAGCGGCGTCCGCACCGGCACCGCCACCCTCGTCATCTCCCGCGCCGCCTTCGGCGTCCGCGGCAACTGGCCCGCCGGACTGCTCAACTGGGTCGTCAGCATCGGCTACACGATCGTCAACACGGTCGTCGGCACCCTCGCCCTCGAAGCCTTCCTCGCCGACCTCGGCTGGAGCGGCGGCCCGCTCCCGCGCGCCCTCTCCCTCGGCGTCACCCTGGCCCTGACCTTCGCCGTCGCCCTGTGGGGGCACGCCACCGTCCAGTGGGCCGAACGCTGGATGGCGTACGTCCTCGCCGCCGGCTTCGCCGTGCTCATCGCCCTCCTGCTGCCCGGCACCGACACCGCCGCCCCCGCCGCCGCACCCGGCGCGTCCGGCTGGAGCCTCGCCCTCGTCGTGATGTTCGCGGGCCCCTTCTCGTACGTCCCGATGCCCGCCGACTACACCCGCTACCTGCCCCGCACCACCTCCCTCAGGGCGCTCACCTGGAGCGGCGGCCTCGGTGGCCTGCTCTCGTCCGTGGCGCTCGGGGTCGCGGGCGCCGCCGCCGCCACCCAGGCCGACATGACCGACGCCGTCGCCGGTACGGAAGGGCTGCTGCCCGGCTGGTTCCAGCCGGTCTTCCTCGCCCTGGTCCTCGGCGGCTCCGTCACCAACTCGATCATCACGCTCTACTCGTCCAGCCTGAACCTCCAGGTCCTCGGCATCCCCTGGAGCCGGGCCCGCGCGATCCTCGTCAGCGCGGCCGTCACCGCCGCCGGCTCCCTCGGCGCCCTCTTCCTCGTCGACTTCACCACCTCGCTGCTCTCCTTCCTCTCCCTCCTGATCATCGTGTTCGCCCCCTGGGGCGGCGTCTTCCTCGCCGACATGGTGCTGCGCCGCTGCACGTACGACGCCGAGGCCCTGCACCTCGCCGGGGACGGGCCCTACCGGTACCGGGCCGGCTGGCACCCGGCCGGTCTGGTCGCGCTCCTCGCCGGCATGCTCTTCGCCGCGCTGACCTGCGACTCCGAGCTCTGGACCGGCCCCCTGGTCGCCCCGCTGGGCGGCGCCGACCTCACCCTGCTCGGCTCGGCCGTCTCGGCCCTCGTCTACGTCCTCCTGGCCCGCCGCACGGTCCGGCCCGCGGCGGCCTGA
- a CDS encoding TetR/AcrR family transcriptional regulator: MAGAARVGRRDGSITRERMLEEAMNAIAEDGLAALTMSALAERLGTSGGHILYHFGSKDLLLLAVLRWSEATLAEERRLLLARRLTAPRRLDLFLQLYLPRGPRDPRWTLWIELWARIPSNAQLREAQQELDSGWQEDLEALLVKGVERSHFAPLDAPARASELLALLDGLSTRVVLGQETGRDARPALEAARAAAALLIPAA; the protein is encoded by the coding sequence GTGGCAGGCGCAGCACGGGTGGGACGGCGGGACGGCAGCATCACGCGGGAGCGGATGCTGGAGGAGGCCATGAACGCCATCGCCGAGGACGGACTCGCCGCGCTCACCATGTCCGCGCTCGCGGAACGCCTCGGGACGAGCGGCGGCCACATCCTGTACCACTTCGGCAGCAAGGACCTGCTCCTGCTCGCCGTGCTGCGCTGGAGCGAGGCCACCCTGGCCGAGGAAAGGCGCCTGCTGCTCGCCCGCCGGCTCACCGCGCCGCGCCGGCTCGACCTGTTCCTCCAGCTCTATCTGCCGCGCGGGCCCCGCGACCCCCGCTGGACGCTGTGGATCGAGCTCTGGGCCCGCATCCCCTCCAACGCCCAGCTCCGCGAGGCCCAGCAGGAGCTCGACAGCGGCTGGCAGGAGGACCTGGAGGCGCTGCTCGTGAAGGGCGTCGAGCGCTCCCACTTCGCCCCGCTGGACGCGCCCGCCCGCGCCTCCGAGCTCCTCGCCCTGCTCGACGGGCTGAGCACCCGCGTGGTCCTCGGCCAGGAGACGGGCCGGGACGCGCGGCCCGCCCTGGAGGCCGCCCGCGCGGCGGCGGCCCTGCTGATCCCGGCGGCCTGA
- a CDS encoding DNA polymerase III subunit epsilon, with product MNGGERVNAYDASCATCGGPVPAGTGVLRHGAGGWEVHHPAHAPEPGPPPRGDHPGWHRRRLLSLDIGSTGHRPGIDRIRSAALRGSDGTAHDWILDLGPGFQDPRSGMLRPDAPDAPDAPDADASGVPAVATDPPRALEELAALVTAHLAAGELLVVWFAPHVLSTLHAELLRHGLAPLTERLPTGPAPVCDPLVLDRHADRYRPGGRSLRAVAAWYGVPHAQPGDPASDAEAALGVAQAVAACHPPLARLSRPALHTEQVLWYAEQTSRHPDALDWPFTPVRPLPWEPPPA from the coding sequence GTGAACGGCGGGGAGCGCGTCAACGCGTACGACGCCTCCTGCGCCACGTGCGGCGGGCCGGTGCCGGCGGGCACCGGTGTGCTGCGGCACGGGGCGGGGGGCTGGGAGGTCCACCACCCCGCACACGCCCCGGAGCCGGGGCCGCCGCCGCGCGGCGACCATCCGGGGTGGCACCGGCGGCGGCTGCTGTCCCTGGACATCGGATCCACCGGCCACCGGCCGGGGATCGACCGCATCCGGTCGGCGGCCCTGCGGGGGAGCGACGGGACGGCGCACGACTGGATCCTGGACCTCGGACCCGGATTCCAGGATCCGAGATCCGGCATGCTGCGCCCTGACGCCCCTGACGCCCCTGACGCCCCTGACGCTGACGCTTCCGGCGTCCCCGCCGTCGCCACCGACCCGCCCCGCGCCCTGGAAGAGCTCGCCGCCCTCGTCACGGCCCATCTCGCCGCCGGGGAACTGCTCGTCGTCTGGTTCGCCCCGCATGTCCTGAGCACCCTGCACGCCGAGCTCCTCCGGCACGGACTGGCCCCGCTGACCGAGCGGCTGCCCACCGGGCCGGCGCCCGTGTGCGACCCCCTCGTCCTCGACCGGCACGCCGACCGCTACCGGCCCGGCGGCCGCTCGCTGCGGGCGGTCGCCGCGTGGTACGGCGTGCCGCACGCCCAGCCGGGCGACCCGGCCTCGGACGCCGAGGCGGCGCTGGGCGTGGCGCAGGCCGTCGCCGCCTGTCATCCGCCGTTGGCGCGGCTCTCCCGCCCGGCCCTGCACACCGAGCAGGTCCTCTGGTACGCGGAGCAGACGAGCCGTCACCCCGACGCGCTCGACTGGCCGTTCACCCCCGTGCGGCCGCTTCCCTGGGAGCCGCCGCCCGCCTGA